A window of the Limanda limanda chromosome 8, fLimLim1.1, whole genome shotgun sequence genome harbors these coding sequences:
- the cotl1 gene encoding coactosin-like protein: MATQIDKEACREAYNEVRDDNTDTSWAAFKYEGPRIVPAGQGTDYEDFKRMCTDDARMFGFIRITTGDAMSKRAKFTLITWIGENISGLQRAKISTDKTLVKDIVQNFAKEFMISDLRELDEDYIRTELRKAGGANYDAQAE; encoded by the exons ATGGCCACGCAGATCGATAAGGAGGCCTGCAGAGAAGCTTACAACGAGGTGCGGGACGACAACACGGACACCAGCTG GGCTGCGTTCAAGTACGAGGGCCCCAGGATCGTCCCCGCAGGACAAGGCACCGACTATGAGGACTTCAAGAGGATGTGCACAG ATGACGCTCGCATGTTCGGCTTCATCCGGATCACGACGGGCGACGCCATGAGCAAACGAGCCAAGTTCACCCTCATCACCTGGATCGGCGAGAACATCAGCGGGCTGCAGCGCGCCAAGATCAGCACCGACAAGACTCTGGTGAAAGACATCGTGCAG aacTTTGCGAAGGAGTTCATGATCAGTGACCTGAGGGAGCTGGACGAGGACTACATCCGCACGGAGCTGAGGAAGGCCGGGGGGGCCAACTACGATGCTCAGGCCGAGTAG